The stretch of DNA TAAAGCTTAACTGATTATTAATACTTAGTGTGCTGGTTAGACTCGTATAGTATCTGTGTGCAGCTTTCCAACCCGAATCTATCGACTATCATATATATCTGACCCCACTATGGTTTTCATTGGCTGTTCCGGTTTAGCACGCCTCATTTACATGCATATGTTATCATATTTATGGTTGTGTCTATTCTTTTTGCTGATTCAGGTGTTCGGCGGTTCTTAAAGATTAAGAGGCATGTGAAGACACTGCGAATTGGTCATAGCTAAATGGAGAAATCATTGATCAGTTCCATAATATATGAATGTTGTTTACCATTATTTTCTGCATGTCCACAGGGAAAACCTTCAGACACTTGTAGCATTCTGTATTAATGGAAGCACTAAACAAACTTATTCTCCAAGGATACTTTTGTCAAGAAATATACATACTTGACCTTTCCGCCACCAAAAAAGTAACTAAAAGAAGTTTTAACGTACACAAACATACATTATATGAACAAATAAATACCAGACGGATGCATCacatggaaagaaaaaaacaatcttcAACAAAATCAGGACCCCAAGAGACTATGTGACATTATTGGTTTTCAGAAGCAAAAGACTAAACCAGAGGAACGAAAACAATCAAGTTACTAATGGTCGAGATGGATTCCCATAACTTTTCCAAATGCAACATTCAACATCTTCAACAAGAACCAAAAATATACAAGCTACTAAAGTACAAAACCAAACGACAAACTCGAATTGAATATTAACAAGTCTTATTTCTAGCTTCAAAGAAATGCAATATTGAAGGTGAATGGTATTATTTAGTAAAAGATCTGGTATTTTTTCGCATCTGAAATTTGTTGTTCATCACATAAATGCAGCATAATGAATATAAATGCTCACTCTCCCACTACTATAAGAATGTTCACTGTACACTGTACACAAATAACTAAAAACATACACCAATAAAGGAATGAAAGTGTAACCACAATATGATTGTTCGACTTCAAGATAATGAAATATTAATTACTCTGCACCGCGTCCTTCACCAGTTTACAAAACTCATCTTTATGACTCACTCCGCCAAGTTCAACTTGGGCCATCTATgcacaagagaaaaaaaaacattaactgAAAAGGAGATAAGGTAAACGAGAGAGTATAGGTTAACTTAGACAATATACATATGAGTTCAAGAATAAAGAAGACAGAAATAAGTTCAACTTAGTCATTACATAAGTCAGTGAGCAGAGGAAGATACGCGACGGAGATAAGGAGGAAGATGACAGCCGAAACGACAACGAAGAGGTTCATAGCTGCCGGAGAAATTTAAAACAACAACGAAGGACAAATCTAATATTACGTTCCACTTGTAATGGCTCAACTTCGTCAACTCTTTTTGTTCAACTTGAAGGGGTTAcgttatatatacaacaaattaatttcaCAGTGGTCGGAGTAAGTCTAAAAACAGATACAACAAGTTAACAACAGCCAAGGATTAATTTAATGCCACGTTCCACTTGAAaccaaaatgttaaattatgCGAATCCCTTTGATAACAACTTCATTAGCCTCTCTATATGCAATGATATAGTACAGCTACACAAACTCATTGGCTTTTCTTCCCGCGTCCATGTCTCTCGTGCGTGGAGTGGACTACTCATCACCAACAACACTTTCTTTAATatttctaaagtttttaagatttcttgtttcttgaatATATGAAAGCCAAATGTCATTATCATATCAAATATACATTTCCATGAGgcctagaaaaaaaattgagaaataataCAATCCTTAGTTTCTAAGATTTAGAGATTTCATCATTCATGGATACAATTGCTTTCCTCCTACATAAGTTGCAAACACTGAAGCAGAGCCGTCTTTCGAGAACTCATCCCACGAACTTGTTGACAAAACAGCAAAATCCGCAAGCTTCCCAGGAGTTAAAGACCCTATGTGATGATCCAGAAACGCTGCTCGTGCAGCTGATATCGTGACCCTGCGATTATCAATATCAAGAATGCTTGAGAAAAATGCATTTAGTAAAGTAGAGTAAAAAGACTTTGAAATTGTTTAGAGAAGAAGCTTAATACGCAGCAAGCGCATCGGTAAAAGTGATGCGTTCAGATGGAATCCAAGCGTGACTCCACTTGGGAGGTATTCGTTTCACCGCGGTTCTAATACTGTTCAACGGGTTAATGTCTGCTACCTGGAGggaaaattcacaaagttaagCTTGAATTCATAGTTTGAATATATGTGGAGATTATCGAAAACGTACAGGCCAGTCTGAACCAAGCGCCAAGAGTGCATTGCCATTTAAGAGAGATTGGAATAGATAAGACTCCGTTAGGCCTCTCTCAGAACCGAGCTTCTTAACAACAGATTCAGCATCATCAAGCAAATGATCCGGCTGTACACGAGTATTAGATGTGTTAGATCAAGAAAGTGAGTTTTAAGCCCAAAATGCTCAATGCCGGGAAGTAACTAATTACCTGAACTGAAGCTACAATCTGAAGTTGACCAAACCGGTTGGCTGATCCTGGTGCCAAATGTTGGGCATGCTCAATCTGTAACCAGGACGTCAGAGATATTAAAGTACAGACAGAAGAAGCAAATAGCTCAGAGGAATAGGTTTTTAAATAGCAAACTTCACCCTAAATCTTCTATCTCGGTCTCCATTAGTTGCAGCAACGAATTCGTACATGTCAAGGATCATGTCATTTGCTTTGTCGCCTATTGCATGGATAGCAACCTTGATCGTAGCAGAATaagataaataagaaaaactaaATAGGAAGATGAGCAAACAATGGACAGAAGTAAACAGGGAAACACCTGAAGCCCTGATTTGTCTGCTGCCATTGTGAAGTTGGAAAGTTTCTCAGGATCCATCACTAATAACCCATAATTCCTAGGTGTATCAACATATTCCTGCAAACACATATAAGACGTGGGACTTTTTAGTGCTGCTGAAGGATATAATATGagtaatatgaaaataatttcaaGGAATATATAGGAGATGGATTAGAAATTAATAGTATTCTGATCACCTCGTAAAAAAGTGCACTGTTAGAACCTAGAGAGCCATCAAGAAATGCTTTGACGCCACCTAGATACAACCATTCACTCAGTACAGATCCCATCTGAAGCTTAAGATCCTACAAGTATGAAGTTCAAAACAGAATTTTAAGTAAATGCAGTTACTGTGAAAAGAGAATATGCTCAAGTTTGAAAGCACATCAAACATGGAAAGAGAATTTGAAAATCAGGAACGGCCAAAGTTACACTGACGATATATGAGATGCAGATCACAATGAAAAATGAGAAATCTCTGTAAATTGCAAAacatgaagatgaagaatgCTATAAAATATGCTTAAGTTTATCATGCTAAAGAAGCACAAAACTGCTTGTACATATACTCTATTCTATTTATCAGAGAACAAGAGTTGCTTCTGAAGAAATCATACCATTAAGCGTGACCATGTCGTTATCGGGAAAAACAAGCAAGTCcgtatcatcatcttcttcgagGAATCAGCCCATAGATAGACATCTGTACCATAAAAAGGAGTATGGAACTCAAATGAGTTTCTATTCTATAGCTGTCAGGTAAAGAGTCATCAAATTTTCTCTAATTTAGCAGCAAGCAagtttaaatttgatatattgcaCCTTGAAAGTCTTTCCAGATGAGCTCATCCGTAGTGCCAGGAAAGTATCTTCCAAGATCAACAACAGTTGTTACGCCTCTAGTCAAAGCATATTTGCTAGCTCTTATAAGTGCTTCCCTACGTTCATCTACAGAGATTTCTTTAACCCAGGGAGTGACAAGCTCCATAGCAGCATCTATCAAAAGACCTGTCGGCTCTGCATTGATTCAACCATAAAATCAAGTACCAGCTGATGATAAGTATACACTCACAAAATATAAAGTTCCTCTGCAAATCCAAGTATTGGAAGCATAAGCAGGCCACATATTAGATGTATATACAcattacttaaaaaaagaaagcaatacCGCCACTAGGCATCCTCATTATGGTTCCACCAACTGGATCTTCCGTTAAACTGGTAACACCAGCCATCCTAAGCGCAAGGGAGTTTGCCAGTGCCATATGACTATCCATCCTAATCAACCAAACctaaataaagagaaataaacaTAAGTAAAGCGATATGTTGACTATTGACAAGCAGAGAAAAGTCAGCAGGCTTCATACAGGATTATGAGGGGAGATATCATCAATCCATGATGCAGAGGGCATTTCTCCTCCCCAAACATCATTGTTCCATCCACCACCTAGAATCCATGTGCCTTCTTGTGCATCTGAAAATTGTTGTTCATCAGATAAATGCAGTGTTCACTGTACACTGTACACACATAACTAAAAACAGACACCAATAAAGGAGTGTAAGTGTAACTACAATAATATGATTGTTCAagataatgaaatatttaattactCTGCACAGCGTCCTTCACCAGTTTACAAAACTCATCTTTTTGACTCACTCCACGAAGTCCAACTTGGGCCATCTATGCTCAAGcgaaaaaacattaaatgtaAAGGAGATAAGTCAAACGAGAGAGTAAAGTATATTGTTTCATGTCCAAATCTGATCAAACAATGGCATGTAATCATCTACTTTCAGGTCAACTTGACAATATACATATTAGTTCAGCTGTTCAAGAGTAAAGAACACAGAATATAAGTTTGCATAATCACCTGCAATCCCCCAGAAATAAAATGAACATGTGAATCAATAAGTCCAGGCACTACAACCTTCCCTTCCAAGTTCACCTCAATAGTTCCATCTCCTATGAAACCCTGTCTTCATCGAAATATTACAAATTACATGAGAACGGTAAAAAAGCAACAAACTTTCAGATTCATTCATGCTAATGAAGTATGTATAAAAGCAGCAGACAAAGTCATCAAACCACTTGAACACAACTAATAAAGCAACAACCATATTGAACATTGAAAGAAGTGTGAAGGACCTTGAGAGTTGAAAAGCTTCCAACTTTAAGAATCCTGCCATTACGAATCGCCATGGAATCAGCAAACGGCAAAGAAGTATCGCTGGTGAAGATTGTTCCATTTCTCACTAACAAATCCGCGACGATACCAACCGGTGGTGTAAGAAGCGACTTGAGAGCTGACCAATCTGTGCGAAACGTGAATCGAATCAGTCAAAAACAGTCCAAATAAATTCTATTTTGAGACAAAAAGGAAGCTTAGGAATGGTAAGGCGTTCATTACATAAGTCACTGAGCAGAGGAAGATAGG from Camelina sativa cultivar DH55 chromosome 9, Cs, whole genome shotgun sequence encodes:
- the LOC104712232 gene encoding uncharacterized protein LOC104712232 — translated: MNLLVVVSAVFFLVISVAYLPLLSDLYWSALKSLLTPPVGIVADLLVRNGTIFTSDTSLPFADSMAIRNGRILKVGSFSTLKGFIGDGTIEVNLEGKVVVPGLIDSHVHFISGGLQMAQVGLRGVSQKDEFCKLVKDAVQNAQEGTWILGGGWNNDVWGGEMPSASWIDDISPHNPVWLIRMDSHMALANSLALRMAGVTSLTEDPVGGTIMRMPSGEPTGLLIDAAMELVTPWVKEISVDERREALIRASKYALTRGVTTVVDLGRYFPGTTDELIWKDFQDVYLWADSSKKMMIRTCLFFPITTWSRLMDLKLQMGSVLSEWLYLGGVKAFLDGSLGSNSALFYEEYVDTPRNYGLLVMDPEKLSNFTMAADKSGLQVAIHAIGDKANDMILDMYEFVAATNGDRDRRFRIEHAQHLAPGSANRFGQLQIVASVQPDHLLDDAESVVKKLGSERGLTESYLFQSLLNGNALLALGSDWPVADINPLNSIRTAVKRIPPKWSHAWIPSERITFTDALAAVTISAARAAFLDHHIGSLTPGKLADFAVLSTSSWDEFSKDGSASVFATYVGGKQLYP